The DNA segment ATTCCTGCTACTGCTATTACTACTGCCAATATTATATATATTTTCATTTTTGATACCTCTTTCTTCTAGTTTTTAAAGGATGTCCTTAATATCCATTTTAAGGACATTCTCTATTTTATTACTTTCTAGCCCTTTATATATTCTTTTATTGCTGATACCAGAGCTCTTGCTAACTCTGCCTTTTTTTCATTTCCTCTTTTGAGATCCCCGTCATTTGTTATGAAAAATGATTCTAACATTACAAATGGAACTTTAGTATCTCTAAACATTGTCCACCCTCTTTGATTCAATGCATCAGCATTATCTAAAGGTTTTCTCCTTATTTTGATTCCCCTGTCTGGCAACCCTAAAACTCCTACCAATCCTTTTTGAATCAGTCCTGCAAGCTTTTTGCCTTTTTCGCTTGTATGCCAGTACAATGTCTCTGTTCCAGAAGCTTTTATATCACTGTTTAGGTGAAAAGATAAAATAATATCATCTTTTCCTGATTCTTTATTTAAATCCTGGACTAACTTTGTGATGCCGGTATCTCTAAAGACTATCTGGTTTTTAATACCCTCTTTCTTTAATTCTGATAACAGATAGTTTTCTACAAAATCCTTATTCCACATAAATTCATTCATCCCGGTTTTGGAATTCACAGCCCCGTAGTCTATTATTTTTTTCCCGCTAGCCGAAGTTTTGCTTCCTCCGTGACCTACATCAATAAGTACTTTACCACTCCAATTGATTGGATTTATAGACTTCTCAACTTTCACAGTAAACAGTGTCATGAATTCCTCTGTTGTTTCTCCTATTCCGGTTATTTTATAAGTTTGTCCTGATTCTTCAAATTCTACCCCTATTAATT comes from the Sebaldella sp. S0638 genome and includes:
- a CDS encoding N-acetylmuramoyl-L-alanine amidase, producing the protein MEHRYKDPKELIGVEFEESGQTYKITGIGETTEEFMTLFTVKVEKSINPINWSGKVLIDVGHGGSKTSASGKKIIDYGAVNSKTGMNEFMWNKDFVENYLLSELKKEGIKNQIVFRDTGITKLVQDLNKESGKDDIILSFHLNSDIKASGTETLYWHTSEKGKKLAGLIQKGLVGVLGLPDRGIKIRRKPLDNADALNQRGWTMFRDTKVPFVMLESFFITNDGDLKRGNEKKAELARALVSAIKEYIKG